One part of the Hydra vulgaris chromosome 01, alternate assembly HydraT2T_AEP genome encodes these proteins:
- the LOC124809736 gene encoding uncharacterized protein LOC124809736 isoform X2, translated as MQEDDIVTTLRRSKVKRTLLSPTRKNNPQPIGLIYQSPLYPAAPRFAIWNQERTSRKASKRMPSLISHIGTINFTCSKILEGWQCGMSRQLPILQYSLDSTNRFSYQNPSKYPGLAKAFKEQSCRPNDGAASGIVPRICPTKLKTKKQFKKHHKNTPGNIFNLL; from the exons ATGCAAGAAGACGACATTGTTACAACTCTAAGACGATCGAAAGtaaaaagaactttattatCACccacaagaaaaaataatcctCAGCCAATTGGTTTAATATATCAATCACCTTTGTATCCAGCAGCTCCG cgtTTTGCTATATGGAATCAAGAAAGAACTTCGCGAAAAGCTAGCAAACGAATGCCAAGCCTAATTTCGCATATTG gTACAATTAACTTTACATGTTCAAAGATTTTAGAAGGGTGGCAATGTGGGATGTCAC gacAACTTCCAATTTTACAATACAGTTTGGATTCAACCAATCGTTTTAGTTATCAAAACCCATCTAAATATCCGGGGTTAGCAAAGGCTTTTAAGGAACAATCATGCCGTCCAAATGATGGTGCAGCCTCTGGTATAG taccaCGTATTTGTCCaaccaaattaaaaacaaagaagcAGTTCAAAAAACACCATAAAAATACACCtggaaatatatttaatttattataa